One region of Salvia miltiorrhiza cultivar Shanhuang (shh) chromosome 3, IMPLAD_Smil_shh, whole genome shotgun sequence genomic DNA includes:
- the LOC131016152 gene encoding 60S ribosomal protein L9, whose product MKTILSSDTMDIPDGIKIKVKAKVIEVEGPRGTLSKNFKHLNLDFQLITDEETGKKKLKIDAWFGSRKTTASIRTALSHVNNLINGVTKGYRYKMRFVYAHFPINASITNNGTAIEIRNFLGEKKVRKVDMLEGVSIVRSEKVKDELVLEGNDIELVSRSCALINQKCHVKNKDIRKFLDGIYVSEKGAIAVEE is encoded by the exons ATGAAGACGATCCTCTCCTCCGACACCATGGACATTCCCGACGGCATCAAGATCAAGGTCAAGGCCAAGGTGATCGAAGTCGAGGGGCCCAGGGGCACGCTCTCGAAGAATTTCAAGCATCTGAATCTCGATTTCCAGCTCATCACCGATGAGGAGACCGGGAAGAAGAAGCTGAAGATCGATGCCTGGTTCGGCAGCCGGAAAACCACCGCCTCCATCCGCACGGCGCTCAGCCACGTCAACAACCTAATCAACGGTGTTACCAAGGGATACCGCTACAAGATGAGATTCGTGTATGCTCATTTCCCTATTAACGCCTCCATCACTAACAACGGAACCGCCATTGAGATCCGAAACTTTCTCGGGGAGAAGAAG GTGAGGAAGGTTGATATGCTTGAGGGAGTGTCGATTGTGCGATCTGAGAAGGTCAAGGATGAGTTGGTGTTGGAGGGGAATGACATTGAGCTTGTTTCTAGGTCTTGTGCCTTGATAAACCAG AAATGCCATGTCAAGAACAAGGATATCAGGAAGTTCCTTGACGGTATCTATGTCAGTGAGAAGGGAGCCATTGCTGTTGAGGAATGA